GTCGTGTATCGTACCACTGCGCCGACGGATACGAATTAGTTGGCAAAGCCGAGAAGCTCTGTTTGGCGGACGGCGCATGGACCCCCAAAGAATCACCACAATGCGTTCAAGTAAGCCCCGCGCATAAATATTCCTGGTGCGGCACCctcgcgcgaaacgcgcgcgtttcgccgtttccgCGTACATTTCGACGAGGGAATGTTTTCCTCTTCAGGTTACCACGGTGCAATGCCCCAAGCCGGATAATCCGGTAAAAGGGAAGGCGGTGTACACCTCGTACGCGTACAATTCCATCGTGCATTACGAGTGCGACTACGGGTACACGGTGGTCGGCGCTGGTACGAGACGGTGCGGCGCTGACAGAAAATGGACCGGAAAGATGCCGACTTGCCAGGAAATTAATTGCGGTTCACCAGGTGTCCTGTATAACGGCTGGATCGAGAATATCGAGGCGGGTGAGTACCGCCACGAGTAAAAAAGTTCTACGCCGCGTTATAAATAAACCTCGTCTTGTAAAAATAAACGACCGTTACGAATCGTCTTGGTAACGTCCGATCCGCGACGCACGGAATGGAATTAATATCCGCGATACGAATATTTCCTACGGTTTTCACAGGTACGGGCCTAGGCGTAAGCATAATTTTCCGCTGCAACATCCACATGAAGCTCGAGGGGAACGCTTCGTCCATATGCCAGGCCGATGGTAAATGGAGTTATCCGCTACCGCAGTGTCTCGCGCCGTGCGTGGTGCCGCAAATAGAATACGGGAACATAACCGTGGCCAGCGACGACAACGATCACATCAACAACGCGACCGTCGTCGAGCACGGCGAGAGGTTGCTCGTATCCTGCGTACAGAATTACGAATTCGCGGCGAACAGCACCCCGGTGATGTGCAAGAACGGCACATGGTCGATAGTGCCGAGTTGCTCGCCGGCCAGGTGCAAGCAGATGCCGAAGGTGCCGAAAAACGGTATGGTGATCGCTCCGAAGACCGATCACGGTATGAAGGCGGTGTTCAAGTGCAAGGATGGCTTCGAGCTGGTCGGTGGCGGTCCGTCGAACAACTCCAAGTCGGTCGAATGCCAATACGGGAACTGGACCGGTGACATACCCCACTGCATCCAGGTATTTTGCCCTTTTCCCGGTTTCATCGAGAACGGGAAGGTCTTCCTGGTCGGGAACATGGGCGTCTACGACTACAGACCCTACGTGAAGAAGGTCGTCAACAACAAGCAGATCATGTACGACTGCGACAAGGGTTACGTGTTGGACGACGGACCCACCGGGGCCACTTGCATCGGTGGAAACTGGAGCCCGAAGACCTTACCCAAGTGCATACCCGGACAACATCCCAGACTACGGTGGAGCAGACGTCGAAGGTCCGTCAACGACGAGGATCTGACCATGAGTTATCGGTGAGTTTACTCGAACTttggtcgtttcttttttttttatcgattcgacGCCTCGGTCGTCGATCACGCGGATTTGGATCGTCGTTTCGAACGTCGAGGTTATTGGCTAACTCGTGGAACGAATCCTCTGCGGCTCGGTGTAAATATGTACCACATAAAAATGATGCAGCATGTGGTGGATTTCAAAGCTGTGTACACTGTCCCGCGTCACACTTTTCGCAGCAGTATCTCgtgtctcttttttcttttttttttttcgtcctttTTGCACAAATTGCCCAACGTTTTTTCCTCTTCGGTGGAATTTTTCGCGTAAATGGTATCGCAGCATGCGATAATTTTACGATCGCGCGCATTAAATAGGTTAGTCGATTACCTACGTACTTGTATCGCTTGCAACGGACACTTCTTGCGTTAAAAGTCGAGTAAAAAATATCTCGGTGGCTATTAATTTCTTGCATCAAGTATCTCGATTTTTTATTCGTAATGTagaaacgttgcacgttattgGTAATAGATACGAGGTGACTTTGGTATTTCGACGAAAGGTCAACGTTCGAAATGTTTTCTCGTACGACgaataatttatgaaaaaattcaGGCGATACAATTACGCGGCTCACTCTCTGCGTAGAGTTTATTTCCTCTTCGCGAGGCGCGCAAGCCTTAAACTCGAAATGAAATGGAGCTGAAAattcgtgttaaaaaaaaaaaaataaaaaaaaaacaagtagaaTGTTTTCTACCACCGTATTTGTCTTCTCGGAAGATTATTTTCAAAGTAGCGCTCCACGTATCCCGCATTTAACTCGAAAACGTTCCTCTCAGCTACCATTATCCGCGATAGCTATTCTTTCGTACTTCCGTTGTTCTTTTGTCAGCTGTTTGCATTGTTTTGCATCGCATATAATTCGTATACGTGCATTACCGTCCGCTTATGTTTCTCGTTACCTCGACGCGAGACcgttttaattacaaaatgcgaaaattacCAAGATTCGCGATTAcgtaaaattgcaaaaaaagtATTCCGTTGTGTAAATTTACGGAAACATTGTTCATCTTCCACGAGTAATAACGTTAACGTTTATCGTTGGACACGTGCAATTTATCCTCAGTATCGAAGAAACTTTGATCCGATAAACGTTCGCGTTCGAACAGCACTCGATTGCGCGCGATTCTTTTCGGTGTATCGATACATCGATAACGATATCGATAAATTGGAAGCTCTGTTTTTAAAACCGATGCccaaacgcgaacgaaaaatataccTACTTTTCCCTAATAATTTCCCtacgaaaaacgaacaaattttgcgcaacgaataaataagaaataaaaaaatttccgtAAAATTCGAGTCGTGGCATGAAATATTTCCcaacgaaaaaatacaaatttcaccACCGGATcgttaatcgaataaaattgatcCCTCGACACCCAAACGATCGGCGAGGTGCGTCCAATTGAAACGCGCGAAATCTTTTCCCAGGAAATTCATCGAGTTCTTCCGAAAGATCGGCAAGAAGTTGCTGCACCTGGAGATGAACAAGGGGAAAGATCACGCGAAACACAAGACGGATTCGAAGATCTCGAACTCGACGCGTCACGAGAACACCACCAACACCACCGGTAACACGACCGTGGAACCTTTGTCCTGGAAGAAGCACTCGGGCCACGGGAACCGATCGCGGCTGCGCGAGGAGAAGATGATCGAGTTCCTGAAGATCGTCTATCGCAAGCTGCAGCGTATCGACGCGAGACAATCGAACAACTCGACGAACGGTAGCATGCACGATCTCCTGAACGCGATGAGCAAGAACTTCTTCCACGTGGATCTGTCCGAGTCGCGCAAGAACAACTCGGGCCGAGGTCGCTCGGAGTTCGAGATCAGGAACCAACGCGAGTTCATCAAGCTGAAACGCGAATTCGAGAGGATCATGCGTTTCTACAACAAATCGATGCGCTGGAACGAGAAACAGAGCCGCAAGGACGCGAAGAAGAAAAACGGCACGTCCCATACCGACAAGGCCAAGAAAcccaaggagaagaagaaacacCGCAAGAACTACTACAAGGGGTTCTACGAGTTCGTAAATTGTTACGTGACGGAGAAACTCTCGAGGCTGGAGGCGCGTAACGCGACCGAGGACCTGATCGACAAGATGAAGATCGCTAAATTCACCCTCAGCAACGGTACGATGTTCACCGTCGCCGAGATGTACGCCTTCTTCAAACATATCATAGAGGAGAGATTGAACAGCACCGAGGAGACCACCGAGACCTCCACGATGGCTTCGTCCTCGATCTCGACGAGCACCGCGACCACCGTAACCACGACCACCGTGACGTCGTCCACCTGGCCGGTGAACACAACCACCACCACGACCCTACCGACACCCAGAGAGATCgagtcgcgcgacgatcgatcgtccaCTGTCCCTGGCAACGAGTCCTCGGTCCTGGACAACGAGATTCCAGCGAAAGAGGGTGCCCCGAAGCATCGTAGCAAGCGAATACGAAACACCTCCGAGGACACAGGACCGTCCCGTCAGAAGAGGAGGCTGTTGTCGCTGAACGATCAGACGAAGAGCATCGTAGCAGGCTCGAGGCGCGGTCGAAggctcgcgaaacgatcgaggagCCACGACGACGATGAAACGGGACGGTTCACGTTGAACGAACTCGAGGCCCAGCAACAGAGCCGCACGAAGCGATTCCTCTCGCCGTCGGAGctgaataatcaaatatttctaAAGAACTTGTATCTGAACGCGTACGAGGACGAGTACCGAACGAACGTGAAACGCTCGATGATACCGACGAACCTTGTCCCGCGGTCACGAGTGGCCCGTACCTCGTACACCACTGTCACCTCGGTGCGCAGGCGATCGAGCAAACGGGGAATGTAATTGTGTTGTGATATTGACGGAATTTATTAAGTCATTTAACGATATCAATCGATTTTAGGCGAGTATACACCATATACGATAGTAATAATCGTTGTCCCTCGTCGATGCGCATTgtatgacgtgtatcgcgcTTTTTTGATGAATAAATCTTTTCCATGCAAGTCTCGGTGTGACCCGATTTAACGGGTGTCATTATTCGACAGTTTCGCCAGCGATGTGAGCCGATAGCGCGTGTCCGTCACACGGGACACGTTTCGTTATTTCGTTCTCGTTGATCGTTACGCGATAATCGGTGTGTCGTTTCCCTGAGCGGTGTCAAGGGGCTAGAGCGTTCACCTTTTGCGGTTGAAATCGCGCTCGGGGCGACTCGGACGCGTACAAGATTTTTGCGACGGTTTTTCGCGACGCGGGATTCGAAACCCAGCGACTAGTCGATTCTCGAATCTCACGATTCGCTCTCGTTCGACGAGCGAACGGTTTCCTTGGTTTTTGCTCGACGGTAGCGTACCGTCGCGGACGTACAGGATGATTCCGAAATGGTTCGTGGTTCAGGAGCGGGTCGACGTACAAGACCGGTGAAGAACGTTCTGTAAATTCGTACGTCCTGTGTAACTTAATTTTCGAGTTACGGACGCGACGAAGGAAACGTTCAAGGTTTCGCGAGCGGTATCCTTTCTCGCGGATCTACGGTCGGCAAGTGGAAAGATTACTCCTGGATCGATCCAGGGAACGACAACGTTTAGTTACTTGTCAGTTGCTGACCTTTGAGATCGTAACGGCCCAGAGATAAAAATGTCGGAGAACGAGATggacactttgaacattttctttgaaCGTTCGAAACTCGGAAAACAAGATATATAGGAGATGTATAAGAAGATACATAGGATATGCgttcttggaatattttttactcgtcCTGGTGTATAGATTCAGCTCCCGAAGAATTTCCCTGCATTgccgcgaaagttttgaattttcttGTACAGGGTGTCGAAGAACGTGGTTTGGAAATTTACGTTTCACGTCGGTAGCGTCATGGataacgaaaaagaaatcaaCGGTCACTTGGAGAGGGTTGCTTTCACGAGGGTGTAAATTTTCGAGCCACTATTTTTCATACCCTCTGCGGATCCTGATGTTTTACGAACAACGATCGACGAATAAATCCCCAGCGAGgtattcgattctcgatcgaagcgAAACGATCGCGGAATCGGCGCGTTTCAATCGCAAACGGTCGAAATATTTTAGACATAGCGGGCTGCTACATCTAGAGTAAATCGCAGCGCgaacgtacgttttacgtttcacCTTCTTTGTCGTAGTTAGCTCACATCGCAAAGTATTTTAAGCTCTTCGGAAACATCGTATTGGTAGCGAATATGTTAACGTATTTTAAGTATATTGTGGGAATCGCATGAAACACGTTCGGAACTCGTTAAATCAAACGATATTCGTTGACAATTAAGTTTCATGACTGCGGGCTGtgtttgttaaatattatatatcgattaaaaatagGTTTTTTAACTGTTATCGAAATCGATCCCATTGTATCGCGTAACGTTGTACATACGTTCATTTGACGTCTTTCTCTTCGGTTTGAtaccaacgaaacgaaaaatgaaaaaaatgaaaaaaaggaaaacgaaatgaaaaagaaaaggaaatctACGGTCGTATCGATATTCCCGTCCTTctctttgtaattaatttttacttgtGAATATTTAAGGTCCGGAACACGTTCGAGCCATTTGTATCGATCGGTCTATCGACCGTCCACGCATTTCACACGCAAACAATCAAACAACCACACTCGTACACGTGCATTTTTACGAACAAAACGCCACGGACAAGTATCATTAGTGAATAATAAGTATTATGATACGAAGAATAACGGAACGTTGTACGTCAATCTATCCCGAAACGATCGTTCACTCCCCGTTTGCGGCGCATCCTCCGTGTTTCGACTAATCCTCGAGATACATTTAACGCGGGTAAACGGGACGGAAGTATTCCAATTAAAATCACGCTCCTCGATCTAAATAATTAGGCCCCGAAATAATTAGGCCGGGTTTGATAAAGTGAACGCGTGCTACGGCGCGAGGTTTCGCCCGTGGTACGAGATCGAGGTTCGAGAGATCGTCCAATTAAAACCTCGAACACGAGGGACTTAAACGGAAGCCGTAAAAGCTGCAAAGTACGGAATTCCTTTTAACGGGGGATTTCGTTTCGGTTCGCGATCCGCTTGTCCCCGCACGGATAATTTCACGAATAATTTCCATCGGTCAACCGCGAGACCAGGTAGCCGATTTTTTTTTAAGGTGCGTGCTCGCTCGTAAACGGCCACCGCGCCGGGACTCGAGGCGGATTCGGTATCTCCGGATCGATCCGCGCCGCGATCGGTGATTATGCTGTAACATCCGAGGTAATTAAGTCTGAAAATAAGCAGAGCCTGAAAAAGGGATCAAGGGGCGCAGCCGGGCCGCGTAATTCGCGGTGTTCACGGGAAGAGGACCGGGGCCGCTTGGCACTCGGTCCACCTGTCAATATCGACGGTGTCATTAATTACGGACCAATTATAATTCGTGGAGCGGCCCGACGAGGAACCGTGTCCGATGTTATCTGCGACACACGGCTCGTTAACACATCCGCCGTCGGTTCGGGGAATCGTGTTAAATCGATTAATCCACGGCCAACACGCGCATTCGTTATGATAAGACGTCCGTGAGCCTCCCGATGTATAGGTATGATAATATCGCCAATAAAAGTGCGAGCTCCGATCGCCAGATTGAACCGACCGGGGCGATGATTGGTAACGCGTAATTGGGCCGATCCGATCGTACGCGAGGGACGAAAACGCAACCGAGACCGCGATCGCGTTTTTATTTCGAGCATAAATTATACGGCCGACGGCCGACGGCCGACGTACGGGAATTATTACAAATTCTCGTGTAGAATATTGAAGGAGTAAAATACGCGCGAGTACTCCTCGCGTAACTAACAGCGCCCGAGTGATTTTTAATTGCGTCCCGAGGGGGTAAATTTATTGCAGGAAGCGGAACAGAAAATGTTCTTACACGAGCCGTGCGAGACACACGGAGGTTTATTTTCTTCGCGGGTTCGTTACATCGACGAGTGGACACTCAACGCTCCGGTAGCGTGGAAGTAGGAATCAATTTCGGGGACGTTCCTCCCTTCCAACGTtatcgaaactcgatcgaaccGCGCTCGTTTATCCCTTCGTTCACCACGACAAAATGGATACCAATCTCGACGCGACCGATCTACCGTGCGTGCATCGCTCGATGCCACGCGGATGGAATGCAGCTCTAATTGGACAGATCGAGAGAGACACGCCCCCACCTCTAGCGCGCACTAGAGCCTCTAGCGCGCACTAGAGCCTCTAGCGCCCACTAGAGCCTCTAGCGCGTACTAGCGTCTCTAGCGTGCTATTTATAGGGTGATTCCCTATAGCGATTCCCGGAAGCTTGGAAATTCCTACGGAGTGCAATAATTCGCAAACTAATCCGTTTTACGCGTTTATCTTTGAAAACGAAGTACAGTTTGCGTATGCACTACcgtttctcttttgtttttctCAGGAGATAATATAGAATTCATTCTGGAATTCTACTTATAACGAAGCGATCGTTTATTTGTTCCGTAAGAGAGCAATCTACGGAAAAATCCGTAGAGGTGGCTGCACTGAGAGTGGATTCAGAGTGCTGACACACAAACGTCCCAACGATAATCCCGTAATTGCGTCATTGGCTGAACAACGACGACCACCACAGCAAAGAGTACCGTATTTGTAACATCTGCGAAGTAAAAACACAGGATTATCGCCGAGGTGTTCGGACAGTGGCACTGCCTTCAAGTCCACTGAGAAGAGAGTCACCCTGTATTTGCCGAATAAGTCACGCGTACTAATTGGAGCAAGTGACGAAGAAAGCGAACGAGTCGATAATTAATCTTTAGCCGGTGACGTTTCGGTCACGTACCCGATAACGTGGGGTAATTCGTGATCCATTACTGTTTCACGCGCATAATAATATCGTTGCTTTAAACGACATTGACAGGTTACGTATAAAGAAGGGAGCAAGGATTTTTCGGCAAatgataattatatttctaactgtgcagaaaaatacgaaacgaaattgAACGTAATCGAGGATTCAACGATACCAACTGCGGTTGAAACAAAAacgagatatttttcaaaattaatattcgtaaggtatcgatcaattttccaCTTTTCGCGCAACGAGGATAGACAGAACCCGTTGAATGTGCTCAACGACAAGAACAAGACCGTTAAGAATTCTCACGAACCAAGACGATTCTTCTTCCAACGCGATAAATTGTACAAACGACGAGTCACTTTCCCGTTCGGGTACTATTTCTACACTGT
The Ptiloglossa arizonensis isolate GNS036 chromosome 12, iyPtiAriz1_principal, whole genome shotgun sequence DNA segment above includes these coding regions:
- the Hasp gene encoding hig-anchoring scaffold protein; its protein translation is MRPSAVLLSLLFLCTLFVASESKLRQQAAVDDDDEDDDDWDEDDDDDDDDDEEDDPSYQLKPEVDDDGRIYKNPRNSPSAMCPRDEKQAELLGQKCLRKCSADEDCKSKKKKCRCDGACGMSCIKPERECPTLAEIPHGVMTVTGRFFGDRAHYTCDPDYYTVGLTERTCRADGHWTGTTPSCKKDSTSFCSQPPKVKNARHNALVEQTTFDLDSVVQYFCSHGYVTAGVRKAKCLLMEGAASWFGPDITCEPQTCGPPADIANGWHAGECYTYDCRVSYHCADGYELVGKAEKLCLADGAWTPKESPQCVQVTTVQCPKPDNPVKGKAVYTSYAYNSIVHYECDYGYTVVGAGTRRCGADRKWTGKMPTCQEINCGSPGVLYNGWIENIEAGTGLGVSIIFRCNIHMKLEGNASSICQADGKWSYPLPQCLAPCVVPQIEYGNITVASDDNDHINNATVVEHGERLLVSCVQNYEFAANSTPVMCKNGTWSIVPSCSPARCKQMPKVPKNGMVIAPKTDHGMKAVFKCKDGFELVGGGPSNNSKSVECQYGNWTGDIPHCIQVFCPFPGFIENGKVFLVGNMGVYDYRPYVKKVVNNKQIMYDCDKGYVLDDGPTGATCIGGNWSPKTLPKCIPGQHPRLRWSRRRRSVNDEDLTMSYRKFIEFFRKIGKKLLHLEMNKGKDHAKHKTDSKISNSTRHENTTNTTGNTTVEPLSWKKHSGHGNRSRLREEKMIEFLKIVYRKLQRIDARQSNNSTNGSMHDLLNAMSKNFFHVDLSESRKNNSGRGRSEFEIRNQREFIKLKREFERIMRFYNKSMRWNEKQSRKDAKKKNGTSHTDKAKKPKEKKKHRKNYYKGFYEFVNCYVTEKLSRLEARNATEDLIDKMKIAKFTLSNGTMFTVAEMYAFFKHIIEERLNSTEETTETSTMASSSISTSTATTVTTTTVTSSTWPVNTTTTTTLPTPREIESRDDRSSTVPGNESSVLDNEIPAKEGAPKHRSKRIRNTSEDTGPSRQKRRLLSLNDQTKSIVAGSRRGRRLAKRSRSHDDDETGRFTLNELEAQQQSRTKRFLSPSELNNQIFLKNLYLNAYEDEYRTNVKRSMIPTNLVPRSRVARTSYTTVTSVRRRSSKRGM